A window of the Kosakonia radicincitans DSM 16656 genome harbors these coding sequences:
- the sodA gene encoding superoxide dismutase [Mn], whose product MSYTLPALPYAYDALEPHFDKQTMEIHHTKHHQTYVNNANAALESLPEFASLSAEELITKLDQLPADKKTVLRNNAGGHANHSLFWKGLKKGTTLQGDLKAAIERDFGSVDNFKAEFEKAAATRFGSGWAWLVLKGDKLAVVSTANQDSPLMGEAISGASGFPILGLDVWEHAYYLKFQNRRPDYIKEFWNVVNWDEAAARFAAKK is encoded by the coding sequence ATGAGCTATACACTGCCCGCTCTGCCGTACGCGTATGATGCCCTTGAGCCTCATTTCGACAAGCAGACGATGGAAATCCATCACACTAAACATCACCAGACTTACGTAAATAACGCGAATGCCGCGCTGGAAAGCCTGCCGGAGTTCGCCAGCCTGTCAGCTGAAGAACTGATCACCAAGCTGGATCAACTGCCGGCAGACAAAAAAACCGTTCTGCGTAACAACGCAGGCGGTCACGCTAACCACAGCCTGTTCTGGAAAGGCCTGAAAAAAGGCACCACCCTGCAGGGCGATCTGAAAGCGGCTATCGAGCGTGATTTCGGTTCCGTAGACAACTTCAAAGCTGAATTCGAAAAAGCAGCCGCCACGCGTTTTGGTTCCGGTTGGGCTTGGCTGGTGCTGAAAGGCGACAAACTGGCTGTGGTTTCTACTGCTAACCAGGATTCCCCGCTGATGGGTGAAGCGATCTCTGGCGCGTCCGGTTTCCCGATCCTGGGTCTGGACGTGTGGGAACACGCTTACTACCTGAAATTCCAGAACCGCCGCCCGGACTACATCAAAGAGTTCTGGAACGTGGTGAACTGGGACGAAGCAGCGGCTCGTTTCGCTGCGAAAAAATAA
- the rhaT gene encoding L-rhamnose/proton symporter RhaT, producing the protein MSNAITMGILWHLIGAASAACFYAPFKKVKNWSWETMWSIGGIVSWLILPWTISALLLPDFWAYYSSFSASTLLPVFLFGAMWGIGNINYGLTMRYLGMSMGIGIAIGITLIVGTLMTPIINGNFDVLINTDGGRMTLLGVLVALIGVGIVTRAGQLKERKMGIKAEEFNLKKGLTLAVMCGVFSAGMSFAMNAAKPMHEAAAALGIDPLYTALPSYVVIMGGGALINLGFCFIRLAKLKNLSIKADFSLAKPLIISNILLSALGGLMWYLQFFFYAWGHARIPAQYDYISWMLHMSFYVLCGGIVGLILKEWKNAGRQPVSVLSLGCVVIIVAANIVGLGMAN; encoded by the coding sequence ATGAGTAACGCGATTACGATGGGTATTCTTTGGCATTTGATAGGTGCGGCCAGTGCAGCCTGTTTCTATGCCCCGTTCAAGAAGGTTAAAAATTGGTCCTGGGAGACCATGTGGTCAATCGGCGGCATCGTCTCCTGGTTGATTCTCCCCTGGACCATCAGCGCGCTGTTACTGCCTGATTTTTGGGCCTATTACAGCTCGTTCAGCGCTTCCACCCTGCTACCGGTCTTTCTCTTCGGCGCAATGTGGGGCATCGGTAACATCAACTACGGCCTCACCATGCGCTACCTCGGCATGTCGATGGGCATTGGCATCGCTATCGGCATTACGCTGATTGTCGGTACGCTTATGACGCCAATTATCAACGGTAATTTTGACGTTCTGATCAACACCGATGGCGGTCGAATGACGCTGCTTGGCGTGCTGGTTGCACTTATAGGCGTCGGGATTGTGACCCGCGCAGGCCAGCTGAAAGAGCGCAAAATGGGCATTAAAGCCGAAGAGTTCAACCTGAAAAAGGGGCTGACGCTGGCGGTGATGTGCGGCGTATTCTCCGCCGGAATGTCCTTTGCCATGAACGCCGCCAAACCGATGCACGAAGCCGCTGCGGCGCTGGGCATCGATCCGCTCTACACCGCCTTGCCAAGTTATGTGGTGATCATGGGCGGCGGCGCGCTGATTAACCTCGGCTTCTGCTTCATTCGGCTGGCAAAACTGAAAAACTTGTCGATAAAAGCCGACTTCTCGCTGGCAAAACCGCTGATCATCAGCAATATTCTGCTTTCGGCGCTGGGCGGTTTGATGTGGTATCTGCAATTCTTCTTCTACGCCTGGGGCCATGCCCGCATTCCGGCGCAGTACGACTACATCAGTTGGATGCTACACATGAGCTTCTACGTGCTGTGCGGCGGCATTGTCGGGCTGATCCTGAAAGAGTGGAAGAACGCGGGTCGCCAGCCGGTGAGCGTGCTGAGCCTTGGTTGCGTGGTGATCATTGTTGCCGCCAATATCGTCGGCCTCGGCATGGCGAACTAA